A single genomic interval of Coccidioides posadasii str. Silveira chromosome 1, complete sequence harbors:
- a CDS encoding uncharacterized protein (EggNog:ENOG410PQBA~COG:L~BUSCO:11379at33183), translating to MAAATPSHRSSRRQRLESDIGAETPSGVDQALTLPRYQRQSHKLNADAKIALLNLAQSEHFRHLDLHLQHLASALANTTGEINDQLTDAKARYERQKRKRGQKEGSEDVDVDGDGGRSSTLDDAEEKHFADLELRVNMTTKKMEEKVRELVDTEMKAGTIKEILEKMGHPQEEGRSGTQRARAPRTRRRRLEDEDEDGDDADVDYNPSREEDDEEGDEVVPASELYEIRLKEKEAEWESRSLTQRYTTHNTYIGFYRMLHDSKHPGDDIPPLPHPSTWFSNMELPEASESSIRTRESRKSATARRPDDDIAIESERVSIRCPITLLPFKDPVTSTKCPHSFERAAIESMINCSSETVVVRAPGLSRGRQKLKFVKCPVCSAQLLLQDLRQDPVLLRRVRRAMETAAAEEEEEAEADTMEEDDQDVVMHDLETKRSQVRVKVERAESLARERSMIPGTQFETVQDDDGEEEEDDEG from the exons ATGGCTGCAGCGACCCCCTCACATCGCTCTTCAAGGAGACAGCGTTTGGAGTCCGATATAGGGGCCGAAACACCTTCTGGCGTGGATCAAGCTCTGACGCTTCCTCGCTACCAGCGTCAGTCTCACAAATTGAACGCAGACGCCAAAATAGCCCTCCTGAACCTTGCGCAATCAGAACATTTCCGACACCTCGACCTGCACCTACAGCACCTCGCTTCTGCGCTGGCGAATACGACAGGTGAAATTAATGACCAATTGACCGACGCGAAAGCACGATACGAAAGACAGAAGCGGAAGAGGGGCCAGAAAGAAGGTAGTGAGGATGTGGATGTCGATGGCGACGGAGGTCGCTCGTCAACGCTTGATGATGCTGAGGAGAAACACTTCGCAGATTTGGAACTACGTGTAAATATGACGACTAAGAAGATGGAAGAAAAGGTCAGAGAGTTGGTGGACACAGAAATGAAAGCCGGTACAATAAAGGAGATCCTGGAGAAGATGGGTCACCCACAAGAGGAAGGAAGATCCGGCACACAAAGGGCGCGGGCTCCTAGGACCAGAAGGCGAAGGCTtgaggatgaggacgagGATGGCGACGATGCCGATGTGGATTATAACCCTAGCcgtgaagaagatgatgaagaagggGACGAGGTTGTTCCTGCAAGCGAGCTTTATGAGATACGATTAAAGGAGAAAGAGGCAGAGTGGGAGAGCCGGTCGCTAACACAAAG ATACACTACCCACAATACCTATATTGGATTTTACCGCATGCTCCACGATTCCAAGCATCCCGGCGACGATATCCCTCCCTTACCACACCCATCAACTTGGTTTAGTAACATGGAACTCCCAGAGGCCTCGGAGTCATCCATTCGAACGCGGGAAAGCAGGAAGAGTGCCACTGCTCGCCGTCCCGACGACGACATCGCTATCGAGAGTGAACGTGTCTCCATCCGCTGCCCAATAACGTTGCTTCCTTTTAAAGACCCCGTAACAAGCACCAAATGCCCACATAGCTTCGAGCGCGCAGCGATCGAAAGCATGATCAACTGTAGCAGCGAGACCGTGGTCGTACGGGCCCCCGGCTTGAGTCGCGGCAGGCAAAAACTAAAATTTGTAAAATGTCCGGTTTGCTCTGCTCAGTTGCTTCTTCAGGATCTGCGCCAAGATCCTGTCCTCCTGCGGAGAGTTCGACGGGCTATGGAGACCGCAGCcgcagaggaagaggaagaagctGAAGCTGATACCATGGAAGAGGATGATCAAGATGTGGTGATGCACGATCTGGAGACAAAACGAAGTCAAGTAAGAGTAAAGGTTGAAAGGGCAGAGTCATTAGCCCGGGAGCGGAGTATGATCCCTGGAACCCAGTTTGAGACTGTACAAGATGACGAtggggaggaagaagaggatgatgagggTTAG
- the RGT1 gene encoding Glucose-responsive transcription factor (EggNog:ENOG410PNTX~COG:K~BUSCO:2579at33183), whose protein sequence is MSERVPTEYEPQEQNLIAPQAHRAGVIKVESATMASGDHGDMAQAPSYPSPNATQVGQNAASYYTNQRQLTADELHLTAELSREVSSTNINENPANGIGQPQPMVLGSPNPNPSAVNRGDSADQQTQHQQHLVQFTPNQQTGVDPNHDLSYGDQSARRKRTKVSRACDECRRKKVRCDATSEAGVDMCSNCRRTNSTCEFSRVPMKRGPSKGYIKELADRINTLESQMQPGIGSQPDVHYQALNEEGSPTVRGYQEFSPTVDSNLLPRKRTYSMTEAVPTMMGLPVNQGPRQPSVGGWPAQPQGKDVHPDAIAGLEVYAPHNGAARVAQPFWAHGQVATGLEPAEEVTPIEIDEKVLDAYYNHIHPIFPILPASRDRLRSRLRQSSRHIQEVFLHSLLAVTGAGSFRATNQFQEIPSFEKAQDRLYEWFRGDPSSRPLAANFVLLHSIILMILEADQRGRLNFRGQSGIPKGTLVEGAVSLGYYIAKPLGQLDISNQEDKDLDSDGNLARRNWIVIGILARWHMLSAAGPDFFGNHEIATPEDNSIVNLTTMQLARYSTLFAELYETFSESFNNPTYGLSRALKRVLTGQLTRIRDIERLDLANTDPSIVNTLENFSPLIYWSIHLLLKRHLYVYVPAELIYPSQVIVEIMKKQAENSTPISSPFHFHFLALAVITLLELTDIPELVSDVQEILEKALGVISLREKHAATAGEFEKIFATQNWENTIQLFIEARMNPLRQRAENQQSTGSHLPLGATEQRSLQHLADMAVGAGGKPGLAGSPPATSAGNIPPENKEGSLSTAPALEEQKADYPVFIDFTELTKKGYLNVLAGISA, encoded by the exons ATGTCCGAACGCGTTCCAACTGAGTATGAACCTCAGGAACAAAACCTGATCGCACCACAGGCTCACCGCGCCGGTGTCATAAAGGTTGAATCGGCGACGATGGCCTCCGGAGACCACGGTGATATGGCCCAGGCGCCATCGTACCCGTCCCCGAACGCGACCCAAGTCGGCCAGAACGCCGCGTCTTACTACACCAACCAACGTCAATTGACTGCAGACGAGCTACATCTCACCGCGGAATTGTCTCGCGAGGTATCGTCGACAAACATAAATGAAAATCCTGCCAATGGTATTGGGCAGCCTCAGCCAATGGTGCTAGGGTCACCAAACCCCAATCCTTCCGCCGTCAACCGCGGCGATTCCGCGGACCAGCAAACCCAGCACCAACAGCACCTGGTCCAGTTCACCCCCAATCAACAGACTGGAGTCGATCCGAACCACGATCTCAGCTATGGCGATCAAAGCGCAAGGCGAAAGCGCACCAAGGTCTCTCGCGCCTGCGATGAATGCCGACGTAAGAAA GTCCGGTGCGATGCCACATCTGAAGCTGGTGTAGATATGTGCTCAAACTGTCGCCGAACAAACTCAACTTGTGAGTTCAGTAGGGTGCCGATGAAAAGAGGTCCAAGTAAAGG GTACATCAAAGAACTGGCTGACCGCATCAACACTCTGGAGAGCCAGATGCAACCCGGCATCGGTAGCCAGCCTGATGTACATTATCAGGCTCTAAATGAAGAAGGATCGCCAACTGTGCGGGGTTATCAGGAGTTCTCACCAACCGTGGATAGTAATCTTCTTCCGAGGAAGCGTACCTATTCTATGACAGAGGCTGTCCCTACTATGATGGGCTTGCCGGTGAATCAGGGACCACGTCAGCCATCGGTTGGTGGCTGGCCAGCGCAGCCACAAGGTAAGGACGTGCATCCTGATGCCATCGCGGGCCTAGAAGTATATGCCCCCCACAACGGAGCTGCTAGAGTTGCACAACCCTTCTGGGCTCATGGACAGGTTGCAACAGGCCTTGAGCCTGCGGAGGAGGTGACACCTATTGAGATAGACGAAAAAGTTCTTGATGC TTATTACAATCACATCCACCCAATCTTTCCCATACTACCAGCTTCCAGAGATCGGCTTCGTAGTCGTCTCCGCCAGTCGAGCCGTCACATCCAAGAAGTTTTTCTTCACTCGTTGCTTGCTGTTACTGGAGCAGGCTCTTTCCGTGCTACAAACCAGTTCCAGGAGATCCCGTCCTTTGAGAAGGCCCAGGACCGATTGTACGAATGGTTCCGGGGTGATCCTTCCTCGCGTCCACTAGCCGCAAACTTTGTCCTTCTTCATAGCATCATCCTCATGATCCTGGAAGCGGACCAACGTGGCCGACTGAACTTCCGTGGACAGAGCGGTATCCCAAAGGGGACACTCGTGGAAGGGGCCGTTTCTCTCGGCTACTATATCGCCAAACCGCTGGGCCAGCTGGATATCAGCAACCAAGAGGACAAGGATCTGGACTCGGATGGCAACCTGGCTAGGCGCAACTGGATCGTAATCGGCATATTAGCTCGCTGGCATATGTTAAGCGCTGCTGGCCCTGATTTTTTTGGTAACCATGAAATTGCGACACCCGAAGACAACAGTATTGTTAATCTGACAACGATGCAGCTTGCCC GATATTCGACCCTTTTCGCCGAGCTCTACGAAACATTCTCTGAATCATTTAATAACCCCACTTACGGTCTTTCTCGCGCGCTGAAGAGAGTCTTGACTGGCCAACTTACTCGGATCAGGGATATTGAGCGCCTCGATTTGGCCAACACTGACCCATCCATTGTCAATACTCTCGAAAATTTCTCTCCACTGATCTATTGGAGCATTCATCTACTTCTCAAGCGCCATCTCTACGTCTACGTTCCCGCGGAGTTGATCTATCCATCACAGGTGATTGTTGAAATCATGAAGAAGCAGGCTGAGAACTCAACACCGATATCATCACCATTTCACTTCCATTTCCTTGCCCTTGCCGTCATCACTCTTTTGGAGCTCACGGATATACCTGAGCTTGTAAGTGACGTTCAAGAGATTCTCGAGAAGGCACTGGGTGTGATTTCCCTCCGTGAGAAGCATGCCGCCACCGCAGGTGAATTTGAGAAAATATTTGCGACCCAGAATTGGGAAAACACGATCCAACTTTTCATTGAAGCCAGAATGAACCCATTGCGACAACGGGCTGAAAATCAACAGTCTACTGGCTCTCACCTGCCCCTCGGCGCAACAGAACAGCGCTCTCTGCAACACCTTGCTGATATGGCCGTTGGCGCTGGCGGTAAGCCTGGACTTGCTGGTTCACCTCCTGCGACATCAGCAGGGAATATTCCACCTGAAAACAAAGAGGGGTCGCTGAGCACTGCACCGGCCCTTGAAGAACAAAAAGCTGATTACCCGGTCTTTATTGATTTCACGGAATTGACCAAGAAGGGCTACTTAAATGTCTTGGCAGGAATTTCTGCTTAA
- a CDS encoding uncharacterized protein (EggNog:ENOG410PMII~COG:L~BUSCO:7619at33183), whose translation MLINGEKYACDACIRGHRVSSCQHHDRPLSHINRKGRPVSQCPHCRGLRKSRTSHVSCQCGEKPHSKGDCKNGVEKGSRKQCCCGHGSRCICAAKRDSNLATVPEVGPAPNQKSTFQTKQVHISGAKIDPTTVSHRTKVKHNNTSKRAHPYPMPRSHTIHSVSELARHSAETLPLPEDMTISRSVAAHQDSITSAPRHPRRARSEHGSPVLGLTRLDTQDPPFDIPYSTFDQGSLPSPAFDYPQQWAGLYYPDADITLEAASLGPPSVDWSTFDLAYGSDALTATYSQPPSYASFDHTNFSHPELSRSSSHDTSDPEEFAPRGLPMQTAKPDYPEIRTISDGSEAEAYHLSASPSHLDMPQSHILDPNRLGSLDMDMYWQRVSEGLSQPSPLANIPLGPELPNYSLPQTYPAQQTSVPIDSTIPLDAASVFTSAGTSDPIWIPSASPFPPVLSPVSMEAGRIVDQAQWQT comes from the exons ATGTTGATAAATGGCGAGAAGTATGCTTGCGATGCGTGTATCCGCGGGCATCGTGTAAGCAGCTGCCAGCATCATG ACCGGCCGTTAAGCCACATCAATAGAAAAGGTCGACCCGTGTCTCAATGCCCACACTGTCGCGGTCTACGCAAAAGTCGAACAAGTCATGTTAGCTGTCAATGTGGCGAGAAGCCGCATAGCAAAGGTGACTGCAAGAATGGGGTAGAAAAAG GAAGCCGCAAGCAGTGCTGTTGTGGCCATGGTAGCCGGTGTATTTGCGCCGCCAAACGGGATTCCAACTTGGCCACCGTCCCAGAAGTTGGCCCTGCCCCAAACCAAAAGTCAACCTTTCAGACCAAACAAGTGCATATTTCCGGGGCCAAGATCGACCCTACAACTGTGTCGCATCGCACTAAAGTGAAGCATAATAATACCAGCAAGCGTGCCCATCCGTATCCAATGCCCCGATCGCACACAATACATTCTGTATCGGAGCTTGCCCGTCACTCCGCTGAAACCCTCCCCTTGCCAGAGGATATGACAATATCACGGAGTGTAGCGGCTCATCAGGATTCTATCACAAGCGCACCCCGTCATCCCCGACGTGCTAGGTCCGAGCATGGTTCCCCGGTCCTTGGTCTCACCCGGCTTGATACACAGGATCCTCCATTCGATATTCCGTACTCCACGTTCGATCAAGGAAGCTTGCCATCCCCAGCCTTTGATTATCCGCAGCAATGGGCAGGACTATATTATCCGGACGCCGACATTACACTCGAAGCCGCAAGTCTTGGGCCACCATCTGTTGACTGGTCTACGTTTGACCTTGCGTACGGATCGGACGCACTCACGGCCACCTACAGCCAACCTCCATCATACGCAAGTTTCGACCATACCAACTTCAGCCACCCAGAGTTATCCAGATCATCATCTCACGATACCTCCGATCCTGAGGAGTTTGCCCCAAGGGGCCTTCCAATGCAAACTGCCAAACCGGATTATCCTGAGATTCGTACTATTAGTGACGGTTCAGAAGCGGAAGCCTATCACCTTAGCGCCTCCCCATCGCATCTAGACATGCCCCAATCTCACATCTTAGACCCGAATCGCCTGGGTTCCCTGGACATGGACATGTATTGGCAACGAGTAAGCGAGGGCTTAAGTCAACCATCTCCGCTGGCAAACATTCCTTTGGGTCCAGAATTGCCAAACTACTCCCTGCCGCAGACATACCCAGCGCAGCAGACATCAGTGCCAATTGACAGCACCATTCCACTTGATGCTGCTTCTGTCTTTACAAGTGCCGGGACTAGTGATCCTATTTGGATACCCAGTGCATCTCCTTTCCCACCTGTCCTCTCACCTGTCTCGATGGAAGCAGGTCGGATAGTGGACCAAGCCCAATGGCAGACCTAG
- the PEX11 gene encoding Peroxisomal membrane protein PMP27 (EggNog:ENOG410PJZK~COG:U~TransMembrane:2 (i151-168o224-242i)~BUSCO:12869at33183), which yields MVAVALAYHPTVAHYLRFVATTVGRDKVLRTLQYLSRFLAWYLYRTNYSQASISPFEAIKKQFALTRKLLRVGKNVEHFKAAAVALDSKTAPAGGSSAVSAAADPVLKYLAVGRQLGYAVYLSYDMVTYLDAAGIRKLSTVKKLQSQALKAWMAGLLCSAIAGIYSMWRLRDLERTVNKQDGEGALEGKKIERERAAVTTQLVSDICDLTIPTSTLGYANLDDGIVGIAGTISSLIGAWSAWKKTA from the exons ATGGTCGCTGTTGCGCTGGCTTACCACCCCACCGTCGCTCATTACTTGAGATTTGTCGCCACGACCG TCGGCCGCGACAAGGTCCTGCGGACCCTCCAATACCTCTCCCGCTTCCTCGCCTGGTACCTCTACCGCACCAACTACTCTCAAGCCAGCATCTCTCCCTTCGAAGCTATCAAGAAGCAGTTCGCCCTCACCCGTAAACTGCTGCGCGTCGGCAAGAACGTCGAACATTTCAAGGCCGCCGCCGTCGCACTCGATTCGAAAACTGCCCCTGCGGGTGGTTCCAGTGCCGTCTCCGCCGCAGCCGATCCGGTGCTGAAATACCTCGCCGTCGGTCGGCAGTTGGGATATGCAGTGTACCTGTCGTACGACATGGTCACCTACCTCGATGCTGCGGGCATTCGGAAACTGAGCACGGTGAAGAAGTTGCAGAGCCAGGCGCTCAAGGCGTGGATGGCTGGATTGCTGTGCTCTGCGATCGCGGGTATCTATTCGATGTGGAGACTGAGAGATTTGGAGAGGACTGTCAACAAGCAGGATGGCGAGGGGGCGCTGGAAGGAAAGAAGATTGAACG TGAACGTGCCGCCGTAACGACCCAACTGGTCTCCGATATCTGCGATTTGACTATCCCCACATCGACACTCGGGTATGCCAATCTCGATGATGGCATTGTGGGCATTGCTGGAACGATCAGCAGTCTGATAGGAGCCTGGTCTGCTTGGAAGAAGACCGCTTAA
- a CDS encoding uncharacterized protein (EggNog:ENOG410PGCE~COG:P~TransMembrane:5 (o6-26i33-56o62-79i100-122o137-155i)) has protein sequence MWKAFGWNTVINVFYIPGSALGAWVSDWIGPRYCLALGVASQGVIGFIMAGCYKWLATSENVAAFVVVYGLFLSCGELGPGDNIGLVASKSSATAIRGQYYGIAAALGKVGAFVGTYVFPIIQNNAPNEIRAGQDPFFVSSALCLFSAALSAFLLPHIGQDTITYEDIRFRRYLEENGYDTSTMGNKKQERTEEKA, from the exons ATGTGGAAAGCTTTTGGCTGGAACACAGTCATCAATGTTTTCTACATTCCGGGCTCAGCGTTGGGAGCATGGGTAAGTGACTGGATCGGTCCACGGTACTGCCTGGCTCTGGGTGTTGCTTCTCAGGGTGTCATCGGGTTCATCATGGCTGGGTGCTATAAGTGGCTTGCTACGTCTGAGAATGTAGCCGCGTTTGTTGTCGTTTACGG ACTCTTCCTGTCGTGTGGAGAACTTGGTCCTGGAGATAACATTGGCCTGGTGGCTTCCAAAAGCAGTGCAACCGCCATTCGAGGTCAGTATTATGGAATTGCGGCCGCCTTGGGTAAAGTTGGGGCGTTCGTGGGGACATATGTCTTTCCTATCATTCAAAATAATGCACCAAACGAAATTCGCGCTGGGCAAGATCCGTTCTTCGTTTCTAGTGCGCTCTGCTTGTTTAGCGCAGCGCTGTCGGCCTTTTTACTACCCCACATTGGACAG GACACAATCACGTATGAAGACATCCGGTTCAGGAGATATCTCGAAGAGAATGGGTATGATACGAGCACTATGGGCAACAAGAAGCAAGAAAGGACCGAGGAGAAAGCTTAG
- a CDS encoding uncharacterized protein (EggNog:ENOG410PGCE~COG:P~TransMembrane:5 (o86-105i112-135o147-168i189-210o216-237i)) has protein sequence MATTNDAILSPRPSKPEGNTPSKTEERIQELENTGKSRWERSWPIIACGAGLFSDGYLNNIIGSVNTVLRTLYPEAYANSTAVKNVPSIAFAGTVVGQLIFGYLSDHYSRKWSLMISTVLLIVFAALSAGSYGAGGSQSGLFAALTAYRFFLGVGIGGEYPAGSVAAAESSGELKRGHRNRWFIMFTNFQIDFGFVVSAFVPMILVLIFTENHLRAAWRVMLGLGVIPPLSLFYLRLKLKEPEEFNRERMHKYPIWLIAKFYWWRLVSR, from the exons ATGGCTACCACCAACGATGCAATATTGAGCCCTCGGCCTTCAAAGCCTGAAGGAAACACACCTTCAAAAACAGAGGAACGAATACAGGAACTCGAAAACACAGGCAAGTCACGCTGGGAGCGCAGTTGGCCAATCATCGCCTGTGGTGCCGGTCTCTTCTCTGATGGGTACCTGAACAAC ATTATCGGGTCTGTAAACACCGTTCTTAGAACGCTATATCCGGAGGCCTATGCGAACTCGACAGCGGTCAAAAATGTTCCGTCCATCGCTTTCGCCGGGACAGTCGTCGGTCAGCTCATTTTCGGGTATCTGAGCGACCATTATTCTCGAAAATGGTCGCTTATGATCTCCACCGTTCTTCTTATCGTTTTTGCCGCCCTCTCAGCCGGATCCTATGGCGCCGGAGGAAGCCAGTCTGGACTCTTCGCAGCCCTCACGGCATACCGCTTCTTCCTGGGCGTGGGCATCGGCGGGGAGTACCCGGCAGGTAGCGTCGCCGCCGCGGAGAGTTCTGGAGAGCTCAAAAGGGGTCACCGCAATCGTTGGTTTATCATGTTTACCAACTTTCAGATCGATTTTGGATTCGTCGTGTCAGCTTTTGTGCCCAtgattcttgttcttatCTTCACCGAAAACCATCTGCGGGCTGCATGGCGCGTGATGTTGGGTCTGGGTGTGATTCCGCCTTTGAGCTTGTTCTATCTGCGATTGAAATTGAAGGAGCCCGAAGAGTTCAACCGAGAAAGGATGCACAAATATCCTATTTGGCTGATTGCCAA GTTCTACTGGTGGAGACTTGTAAGCAGATAA